A portion of the Euwallacea similis isolate ESF13 chromosome 8, ESF131.1, whole genome shotgun sequence genome contains these proteins:
- the LOC136410567 gene encoding F-box only protein 9: MDNIPQKSTETNASLSGAEAENEGELQDKPSSSSKTCQDRIDQSTVEDELNSFRVKWHQEIQSPKIESSKGLSCEESNSENPSEEDIARKYFINGIELEKVGKLFEAIQFYRKAVQLVPDIEYKLDYQSKQLTDDADTEHLGKSNNYIMSDKEDDSNSNSDDDDDDDDQLIEEGQLLSVILRKVTRAGPLCIPAIEQNFTHISVLPSEVLNYVIKWLVSSDLDLRSLEMFGSVCRGFYVCSRDPEIWKMACLRIWGLACGPTPGTYASWRDMFIDRPRLNFNGCYINKTTYVRYGENSFQDQFYRPWHSITYYRYLRFFTDGTVLMLTSADDPQQCVNQMKLVNPRPPIMTGYYRLKDDKVTLVIHRQESPKTLQTNFKRGGRKREVDNSDSEQTFHMELSIRNHKNRRNVVLAWSQYSVFTRTKQGQESLCNFDLRTNRFPPLMFSWVKSFTSESEQPLA, translated from the exons atg GATAATATCCCTCAAAAGTCAACTGAAACCAATGCATCTCTAAGTGGAGCTGAAGCTGAAAATGAAGGAGAGCTGCAAGACAAACCATCTTCGTCAAGCAAGACTTGTCAggat AGGATAGATCAATCCACTGTTGAAGATGAGCTAAATTCATTTCGAGTAAAGTGGCACCAAGAGATACAAAGTCCCAAAATTGAGTCATCTAAAGGACTTAGTTGTGAGGAATCAAATTCTGAAAACCCTTCTGAAGAGGACATTGCtagaaaatactttattaatG GAATTGAATTAGAGAAAGTTGGGAAGTTATTTGAAGCCATTCAGTTCTATCGTAAAGCAGTACAGCTTGTGCCAGACATTGAGTATAAACTTGATTATCAAAGTAAGCAACTGACAGATGATGCAGACACTGAACATTTAGGTAAAAGTAACAATTATATTATGAGTGACAAGGAAGATGACAGTAATAGTAACtctgatgatgatgatgatgatgatgatcaGCTAATTGAGGAGGGTCAACTTTTATCTGTAATTCTAAGAAAAGTAACCAGAGCTGGACCTTTATGTATACCAGCAATTGAGCAAAAT tttacaCATATCTCAGTTCTGCCCTCAGAAGTACTGAATTACGTCATAAAATGGTTGGTCTCGTCCGATTTGGATTTGCGCTCCCTTGAAATGTTTGGCTCAGTCTGTCGAGGCTTCTACGTATGTTCGCGTGACCCCGAAATATGGAAAATGGCTTGTTTAAG AATTTGGGGGCTTGCCTGCGGTCCAACACCGGGAACTTATGCATCGTGGCGTGATATGTTCATAGACCGTCCCAGATTGAACTTTAACGGCTGTTACATTAACAAAACCACTTATGTTAGATATGGCGAAAACAGTTTTCAGGATCAGTTTTATAGACCTTGGCATTCCATTACCTACTATCGGTATTTAAGGTTTTTCACCGATGGAACTGTCTTAATGTTGACGTCCGCTGATGACCCGCAGCAGTGCGTGAATCAAATGAAATTAGTAAATCCTAGGCCACCCATCATGACCGGGTATTACAGATTAAAGGATGATAAA gtCACTCTGGTGATTCATAGGCAGGAGTCTCCTAAAACCCTTCAAACCAATTTTAAGAGAGGGGGCAGAAAGAGGGAGGTTGATAACTCCGATTCTGAGCAAACTTTCCATATG GAATTAAGTATaagaaatcacaaaaaccGGCGAAACGTCGTACTGGCCTGGTCTCAGTACTCAGTGTTCACAAGGACTAAGCAAGGACAAGAGAGCTTGTGTAACTTCGACCTCAGAACCAACCGTTTTCCCCCTCTGATGTTTTCCTGGGTGAAAAGTTTTACATCGGAATCCGAGCAACCATTAgcttga
- the LOC136410465 gene encoding progestin and adipoQ receptor family member 4 isoform X1: protein MDEIARLRLKSPLEILKPEENGVPNSPQQSSKARKLLHVMEMPDHLQFNPYILNGYRPLQPPLGCVRSLFQLHNETVNIITHAIPIFYIILTVPDVLPWHSKELTFLAWCHIAGILCPWLGSFVYHVFMNLDYGPMAYYVLLQIDMLGIWTSQSIGALPFVFATTKCLPLVIRWSLIVFYCALSIWGLYKAMIAWSPWERRLCFLLPFLNRIGLWFLRISKAGGGDPTAFVHVILQDVVSILGGCIGAVHIPEKWFPGSVDMVLNSHNIMHVLVVAAVWSMHQATALDLHWMAKHQCN from the exons ATGGACGAAATAGCGCGACTAAGGTTGAAGTCTCCTCTGGAGATTTTAAAGCCTGAGGAGAATGGGGTCCCGAATAGCCCTCAACAAAGCTCTAAAGCGAGGAAGTTGCTTCATGTAATGGAGATGCCTGATCATTTGCAATTTAACCCTTACATTTTGAACGGCTACCGTCCCCTGCAGCCCCCTTTAGGGTGTGTTAGAAGCCTTTTCCAATTGCATAATGAAACTGTAAATATTATTACTCACG ctATACCCATATTCTATATTATCTTAACAGTACCAGACGTGCTTCCTTGGCATTCCAAAGAGCTGACGTTCCTGGCTTGGTGTCACATAGCTGGAATTTTGTGCCCATGGTTGGGCAGCTTTGTCTACCACGTATTCATGAACCTGGATTACGGGCCCATGGCCTATTATGTATTGCTGCAGATTGATATGCTCGGCATATGGACTAGTCAGAGCATCG GTGCCCTTCCATTTGTTTTTGCAACTACTAAATGCCTTCCGCTAGTGATCAGATGGTCACTCATAGTGTTTTATTGCGCGCTATCTATTTGGGGCTTATATAAGGCGATGATTGCCTGGTCCCCCTGGGAAAGACGTTTGTGCTTTCTCCTTCcatttttaaacagaatagGTCTGTGGTTTTTGAGGATCAGTAAAGCTGGAGGTGGTGACCCCACTGCCTTCGTGCATGTCATACTGCAG GATGTGGTGTCTATTCTTGGAGGTTGTATAGGGGCGGTTCATATCCCGGAAAAATGGTTTCCGGGGTCCGTGGATATGGTCCTCAATTCCCATAATATAATGCATGTTTTGGTGGTCGCAGCGGTGTGGAGCATGCACCAGGCAACTGCCCTGGATTTGCATTGGATGGCGAAGCATCAGTGCAATTAG
- the LOC136410465 gene encoding progestin and adipoQ receptor family member 4 isoform X2, with the protein MDEIARLRLKSPLEILKPEENGVPNSPQQSSKARKLLHVMEMPDHLQFNPYILNGYRPLQPPLGCVRSLFQLHNETVNIITHVPDVLPWHSKELTFLAWCHIAGILCPWLGSFVYHVFMNLDYGPMAYYVLLQIDMLGIWTSQSIGALPFVFATTKCLPLVIRWSLIVFYCALSIWGLYKAMIAWSPWERRLCFLLPFLNRIGLWFLRISKAGGGDPTAFVHVILQDVVSILGGCIGAVHIPEKWFPGSVDMVLNSHNIMHVLVVAAVWSMHQATALDLHWMAKHQCN; encoded by the exons ATGGACGAAATAGCGCGACTAAGGTTGAAGTCTCCTCTGGAGATTTTAAAGCCTGAGGAGAATGGGGTCCCGAATAGCCCTCAACAAAGCTCTAAAGCGAGGAAGTTGCTTCATGTAATGGAGATGCCTGATCATTTGCAATTTAACCCTTACATTTTGAACGGCTACCGTCCCCTGCAGCCCCCTTTAGGGTGTGTTAGAAGCCTTTTCCAATTGCATAATGAAACTGTAAATATTATTACTCACG TACCAGACGTGCTTCCTTGGCATTCCAAAGAGCTGACGTTCCTGGCTTGGTGTCACATAGCTGGAATTTTGTGCCCATGGTTGGGCAGCTTTGTCTACCACGTATTCATGAACCTGGATTACGGGCCCATGGCCTATTATGTATTGCTGCAGATTGATATGCTCGGCATATGGACTAGTCAGAGCATCG GTGCCCTTCCATTTGTTTTTGCAACTACTAAATGCCTTCCGCTAGTGATCAGATGGTCACTCATAGTGTTTTATTGCGCGCTATCTATTTGGGGCTTATATAAGGCGATGATTGCCTGGTCCCCCTGGGAAAGACGTTTGTGCTTTCTCCTTCcatttttaaacagaatagGTCTGTGGTTTTTGAGGATCAGTAAAGCTGGAGGTGGTGACCCCACTGCCTTCGTGCATGTCATACTGCAG GATGTGGTGTCTATTCTTGGAGGTTGTATAGGGGCGGTTCATATCCCGGAAAAATGGTTTCCGGGGTCCGTGGATATGGTCCTCAATTCCCATAATATAATGCATGTTTTGGTGGTCGCAGCGGTGTGGAGCATGCACCAGGCAACTGCCCTGGATTTGCATTGGATGGCGAAGCATCAGTGCAATTAG
- the LOC136410568 gene encoding CD82 antigen-like, translating into MGCYSCMKFLFVFLNIIFLIFGITGVGLIVWILLDRTIPLHFAQEQGDFTIAAVIYLIVAIMLILLSILGIYSVTKEVRWAVVVSFSLLLIVIVVEVASGIWIWVNREPLSEFTRTNVKDTVQESYDKNKSIKEIFDTIQSKMQCCGADSPIDWSRNKDINLGVVSKPTKYTIPLSCCRESIVESQCLKATTDIKMGEKPDFNIIYDKGCYILIKEKVMSSLPIILAVFGSIVGIKILGLLIGLILAFSMNRSDRYKA; encoded by the exons ATGGGCTGCTACTCGTGTATGAAATTCCTGTTCGTTTTCCTCAACATCATCTTCCTG ATATTTGGGATTACTGGTGTTGGCCTAATAGTATGGATTTTGCTGGACCGCACTATTCCACTTCATTTTGCTCAAGAGCAAGGCGATTTTACCATTGCTGCTGTCATTTACTTGATAGTTGCCATAATGCTGATATTGCTTTCGATACTGGGAATTTACAGTGTCACTAAAGAAGTCAGATGGGCAGTTGTTGTG TCTTTCTCATTGCTTTTGATTGTAATTGTGGTGGAAGTGGCCTCAGGGATCTGGATTTGGGTAAATAGGGAACCTCTGAGTGAGTTCACTCGTACAAATGTCAAAGACACAGTTCAAGAGTCTTATgacaaaaacaaaagtataaaggaaatttttgataCCATTCAGTCAAAG ATGCAATGTTGTGGCGCTGACAGCCCAATTGATTGGTCTCGAAACAAAGATATTAATTTGGGCGTCGTTTCTAAACCGACCAAGTACACCATCCCACTGAGCTGCTGCCGCGAGAGCATCGTCGAGTCTCAATGTCTGAAAGCCACTACTGACATTAAAATGGGAGAAAAACCTGATTTTAACATTATATACGATAAAGGATGCTACATCTTAATTAAAGAGAAGGTGATGAGCAGCCTTCCCATTATACTCGCGGTCTTTGGGTCTATTGTGGGGATTAAGATTCTGGGTCTTTTGATCGGGCTTATTCTTGCCTTTTCTATGAATCGGTCCGATCGCTACAAAGCTTAA